The Candidatus Poribacteria bacterium DNA segment ACCTCCTCGAAGTATGGTTTGAGTGGGTCGAAGGTATACTCCCACGCTGTTTCGCCCGTTTCGCCATCGATGACATACAACGTCCCGGATTTGAAACTTGCGGTGTCTCCACTACCCCTTCTGTAAGTGAGTAGTGCGACCGTTTTCACATCGCGGCTATAATCAAACCAACTGATAGTCATCGGCAGTGTCTGATCGGGGGGCCATTTCCATTTGAGCGTTCCTGTTTCTCCATCGAAACGGTAGAGTTGTGCCTTTTTTAATTCCACGCCATCTTTCGTCCACGAGTGGTTTCCCACCACAAGCAGATCGTTCCCTTCCGTTGTCGAGATTCGATAGGGTCCCGGATACTGCACCCATGCGTACACATCGTCCGGATTCTGTGGGGCAGATGTATCGATATCATCTGCCATGCGATATTTCCATAACAGCGTAGGCTTTGTCGTTGACAGGTCATAGGCATAGATGAAGCCATCAGGGGATTGTTCACCGATATAGAAACGTTTTCCGTCTGGACTGAAGGCTGCGTGTTTAGCGTAGCCTTCGGAGATTCGTGTTTTCCAGATTCGATCCCCTGTGAGCGAGTTAATTATTGCCACATGTCCAGCGTTTGTCCCAACCGCGAGTTGTTCACCATCGGGGGAAAAAGCAATCGTCGTCGGTTTCGCCGGACGTTGCAGGTTTGCCAGTAGTGACAATGAGTCTTCTAATTCGACAGTACGGATACGATAGGGGAGGGGTTTGACCGGCGCGGTGGTGTCTATTTCAAATAGCCTACCATCAGTCCACCGGAGTGTGACGTGATAGCTTGTTTGAGGTTTCCAATCATAAGTTGCAAGGGCGCGTTGATCGTCGATCCAAGCAGGGGAAAACTCTTCCGCAGGTTCAGATACTTCGTGTATAACTAGGCTTGGTAACGGGTCCGATTGATTGGTCCCCTTGGG contains these protein-coding regions:
- a CDS encoding PQQ-like beta-propeller repeat protein, encoding MKNQNLRLSIFLGILIYIFAPTHAVAKSLKGNVIFVRSGIVIELEERPKGTNQSDPLPSLVIHEVSEPAEEFSPAWIDDQRALATYDWKPQTSYHVTLRWTDGRLFEIDTTAPVKPLPYRIRTVELEDSLSLLANLQRPAKPTTIAFSPDGEQLAVGTNAGHVAIINSLTGDRIWKTRISEGYAKHAAFSPDGKRFYIGEQSPDGFIYAYDLSTTKPTLLWKYRMADDIDTSAPQNPDDVYAWVQYPGPYRISTTEGNDLLVVGNHSWTKDGVELKKAQLYRFDGETGTLKWKWPPDQTLPMTISWFDYSRDVKTVALLTYRRGSGDTASFKSGTLYVIDGETGETAWEYTFDPLKPYFEEVTFWRGVSTSPDGGFINVTADDGRAFIFNTVPMPEGNKPLWETNLTTPLEVSGIPIIATNGTIAATNDFALFVTGDTFIPYHLQKGAQRPPSAHPNGMTLFAHGWSGEKMWQWTLENMPQGLQVDGIGRYAVISVSKRGRNVEEQLHGISVFDLNAAGGGLSKYLYTYRTEGQLPYDTIAISADGRFIALIETPIPMPDETLRGGNRVHIIR